A part of Papaver somniferum cultivar HN1 unplaced genomic scaffold, ASM357369v1 unplaced-scaffold_118, whole genome shotgun sequence genomic DNA contains:
- the LOC113330370 gene encoding uncharacterized protein LOC113330370 gives MGICCSTEPTQFTTAKLISHDGKLEEYSYQVKVSNVLQKHQNCFICNSDEMEFDNQVSAIEEDEELQLGQIYFALPLSKLKYPLTSEEMASLAVKASSALMDCSGYSYNLKQVKPVTYTTISERKSASVRLQKITVVVD, from the coding sequence ATGGGCATTTGCTGTTCAACTGAACCAACACAGTTTACAACTGCAAAGCTGATAAGTCACGATGGGAAACTAGAAGAGTACTCGTATCAAGTGAAAGTATCAAATGTATTGCAGAAACATCAAAACTGTTTCATATGCAATTCAGATGAAATGGAATTCGATAATCAAGTTTCAGCcatcgaagaagatgaagaacttcAACTGGGTCAAATCTATTTTGCCTTACCCTTGAGTAAACTTAAATATCCACTGACATCTGAAGAAATGGCTTCGTTAGCTGTTAAAGCTAGTTCAGCTCTTATGGATTGTAGTGGTTATTCTTATAACCTGAAACAGGTTAAACCAGTTACGTACACAACAATCAGCGAGAGAAAATCAGCATCCGTTAGACTGCAAAAGATAACAGTGGTAGTGGATTAG